Proteins encoded within one genomic window of Apis mellifera strain DH4 linkage group LG1, Amel_HAv3.1, whole genome shotgun sequence:
- the LOC102655422 gene encoding uncharacterized protein LOC102655422, whose protein sequence is MERGQRGSNKKASKEIKEKTDVVAIPEFGSREVVAFENKEQYLFLLEFFIHHMTSERLAKLNQMFFVPTTISVEFLNFTGREGIEITPVDPMFHPQAGIADDIEYFFSGRSVMFAIDQYNVINKLFDLIVKVCVQKKMPEGVKPDVLVGSGELDLTKHFAALRKEMLQCWHKMAPPPKVFEGEVPLLYNDNVIGAVCMYVRVSAFGQTIVTEFEAPPERTVSSYVFKGDECNEKSVAYKCRIIDSQIMDVCRDSRDELLKSGPPCRVCIREQHPCTPCGDPTGATLKPNVSRKGIESKPASGLLAASRSKPETCADVHKSGLIQSSRGPVQPCGKAVVLKVSGILDTGQDKKPTVTVAAESDAPGPDTSDPDHDVFVLRIGKKGIVGVGEKSDIQLEMKTPKGPERGPPIRCETREMQTEEKKVKKKAKPKEKKEKKKK, encoded by the coding sequence ATGGAGCGCGGTCAACGTGGTTCTAACAAGAAAGCCTCGAAAGAAATCAAGGAGAAAACGGACGTGGTCGCGATACCGGAGTTCGGAAGCCGCGAGGTGGTCGCGTTCGAGAACAAGGAGCAATACCTCTTCCTGTTGGAATTCTTCATCCACCACATGACCAGTGAGCGTTTAGCGAAACTCAACCAGATGTTCTTCGTCCCAACCACCATATCCGTCGAGTTTCTCAATTTCACGGGGAGGGAGGGTATCGAGATAACCCCCGTCGACCCGATGTTCCACCCCCAGGCCGGGATAGCGGACGACATCGAGTACTTCTTTTCCGGCCGTTCCGTGATGTTCGCCATCGATCAGTACAACGTGATCAACAAACTCTTCGACCTGATCGTCAAGGTGTGCGTGCAGAAGAAGATGCCCGAGGGGGTGAAGCCGGACGTGCTGGTCGGCAGCGGCGAGCTGGACCTCACCAAGCACTTCGCCGCGTTGAGGAAAGAGATGCTTCAATGTTGGCACAAAATGGCCCCACCCCCCAAAGTGTTCGAGGGCGAGGTGCCCCTGCTCTACAACGACAACGTGATCGGGGCCGTGTGCATGTACGTGAGGGTGTCCGCGTTCGGGCAAACGATCGTCACCGAATTCGAGGCGCCGCCCGAGCGTACCGTCTCCTCGTACGTGTTCAAGGGGGACGAGTGCAACGAGAAATCGGTGGCCTACAAATGCCGCATCATCGATTCCCAGATCATGGACGTTTGCAGGGATTCGAGGGACGAGCTGTTGAAGAGTGGCCCGCCCTGCCGCGTTTGCATCAGGGAGCAACACCCTTGCACCCCTTGCGGGGACCCGACGGGGGCCACGTTGAAGCCGAACGTGAGCCGGAAGGGGATCGAGTCGAAGCCCGCGAGCGGCTTGTTGGCCGCGTCCCGCTCCAAGCCGGAAACATGCGCCGACGTGCACAAGTCGGGGCTGATACAATCGAGCCGAGGGCCCGTCCAACCGTGCGGAAAGGCGGTTGTTCTGAAGGTGTCCGGGATCCTGGACACGGGCCAGGACAAGAAGCCGACCGTCACGGTGGCGGCCGAGTCGGACGCACCCGGCCCGGACACGTCCGACCCCGACCACGACGTGTTCGTGCTTAGGATCGGGAAGAAGGGGATAGTCGGGGTCGGGGAGAAGTCTGACATACAGTTGGAGATGAAGACGCCGAAGGGGCCGGAGAGGGGGCCCCCGATCAGGTGCGAGACGAGGGAGATGCAGACGGAAGAGAAGAAGGTGAAGAAGAAGGCGAAGccgaaggagaagaaggagaagaagaagaagtga
- the LOC102655469 gene encoding uncharacterized protein LOC102655469, with product MSHKCVAKQLRPIKRKITDPLAPIQEVNPRVLQEWVDKDKIYVDHPTKDDGVVFQTLCFLPRSKLIYDRKQKPLFSVFPRSVQYELWYMREKQMKELEKRRAPVTPCATQKEETVEKDEEPCSLIKVPFWYKDKTERPSGIPPPVGDINDYSYEKFDKTVEQDVKLSEKLDIDHPGKYIPGAIHRLQGSGDTSMIDELQRADAFKVVLKERETLAEKPPPVEENVCYSEKPVVTDIEVVEDSDKDVRWYPVYEDLELPRTDAERQEELRKLTKPFLHDLHIWYSKNKPTKLFTPVRQIGKKAMPERRFSHL from the exons ATGTCCCATAAATGCGTGGCTAAGCAGCTCAGGCCGATCAAACGGAAAATAA CCGACCCTCTAGCGCCTATACAGGAAGTGAATCCACGCGTTTTGCAAGAATGGGTCGACAAGGACAAAATATACGTGGATCATCCTACGAAGGATGATGGTGTCGTTTTCCAAACGCTTTGTTTTTTGCCGAGATCGAAGCTGATTTATGACCGAAAGCAAAAAC CTCTATTCTCCGTGTTTCCCCGATCTGTTCAATACGAATTATGGTACATGCGCGAAAAGCAAATGAAGGAGCTCGAGAAACGGAGAGCACCCGTCACACCGTGCGCTACTCAAAAAGAGGAAACGGTTGA GAAGGATGAAGAACCGTGCAGTCTGATAAAAGTGCCATTTTGGTATAAGGATAAAACCGAAAGACCGAGCGGCATTCCTCCCCCAGTTGGAGACATAAACGACTACTCGTACGAGAAGTTCGACAAAACCGTCGAGCAAGACGTAAAACTTAGCGAAAAACTGGACATAGATCATCCGGGCAAATATATACCGGGTGCGATTCATCGATTAcag GGTTCAGGCGACACGAGTATGATAGACGAGTTGCAAAGAGCGGATGCCTTTAAAGTAGTTCTGAAGGAGCGCGAAACCTTAGCGGAAAAGCCACCACCTGTTGAAGAAAACGTTTGCTATTCTGAAAAAC CAGTCGTAACGGATATAGAAGTTGTAGAAGATAGCGACAAGGATGTTCGATGGTATCCCGTGTACGAAGATTTAGAATTGCCAAGAACTGATGCCGAAAGGCAAGAGGAATTACGAAAATTAACCAAACCTTTTTTACACGATTTGCATATATGGTATTCAAAGAACAAACCGACGAAATTGTTCACCCCTGTTAgacaaattggaaagaaagcaATGCCTGAAAGGCGGTTTTCTCACTTGTAA
- the LOC113219320 gene encoding uncharacterized protein LOC113219320, which yields MADEQELFLIEFLVDKVKIPVIRAMQEELLPASTCVSFQILSLPPIDICQEALTDGCGCIEGDTQVFKKGKSCLFALPSIVLQRPLTTFPIKLSVYKKLPPGVLPDVMLIGSYQIEAKAIINAVLSQQVFKIPNPCQTIKDTFKITTTTGQCVGSVTVYIRASCFGKKIITQFQIPHNRKPYLFKGADDSPVFQCKKIPSECYTPAPVKCTCTKKCDGSGETAGRTCCATPIVQTNSCPPLPKQPDYGPRPCCATRQGKQCPCSPKARRKEQQTCPCSTDQTFAAIREAARQEGKCTPCAEPPPCPPCCGAATPKKFSDLITKETVKKCGCPVKDYSCNCCKSK from the exons ATGGCCGATGAACAGGAATTATTCTTGATCGAGTTTCTGGTCGACAAAGTTAAAATTCCTGTGATTAGAGCTATGCAAGAGGAATTGTTACCAGCTTCCACGTGTGTTTCAtttcaa ATTCTCAGTTTACCCCCAATCGACATTTGCCAAGAAGCATTAACGGACGGGTGCGGTTGCATCGAGGGCGACACGCAGGTTTTCAAGAAGGGTAAATCCTGTTTATTCGCTTTGCCATCGATAGTTCTTCAAAGGCCTTTGACCACCTTCCCCATAAAACTGTCCGTCTACAAAAAATTGCCACCTGGGGTATTGCCGGATGTAATGTTGATCGGTTCGTACCAGATCGAGGCGAAAGCGATAATAAACGCCGTGTTGAGCCAACAGGTGTTCAAAATACCTAATCCTTGCCAAACGATCAAGGACACGTTCAAAATCACGACAACAACCGGCCAATGCGTTGGATCCGTGACAGTATACATAAGAGCTTCCTGTTTCGGCAAGAAGATCATCACCCAGTTTCAAATACCGCACAATAGGAAACCGTATCTTTTCAAGGGGGCCGACGACAGTCCTGTCTTCCAATGCAAAAAAATACCCTCCGAATGTTACACACCGGCCCCCGTTAAATGCACCTGCACGAAGAAGTGCGATGGAAGTGGTGAGACGGCAGGAAGGACCTGTTGTGCGACGCCTATAGTGCAAACCAACTCGTGTCCCCCGTTGCCCAAACAACCCGATTACGGTCCACGGCCTTGCTGCGCCACGCGTCAAgg aaAACAGTGTCCATGCTCACCGAAAGCACGACGAAAAGAGCAACAGACGTGTCCCTGTTCAACCGATCAAACGTTCGCTGCGATACGAGAAGCAGCTCGTCAAGAAGGAAAATGCACTCCGTGTGCGGAACCACCTCCTTGTCCACCTTGTTGCGGTGCTGCCACGCCGAAAAAGTTTTCCGATCTGATCACTAAAGAAACCGTGAAAAAATGTGGATGTCCTGTGAAGGATTATAGTTGCAACTGTTGTAAATCTAAAtga